Proteins encoded within one genomic window of Lynx canadensis isolate LIC74 chromosome B4, mLynCan4.pri.v2, whole genome shotgun sequence:
- the RTCB gene encoding RNA-splicing ligase RtcB homolog, which translates to MSRSYNDELQFLEKINKNCWRIKKGFVPNMQVEGVFYVNDALEKLMFEELRNACRGGGVGGFLPAMKQIGNVAALPGIVHRSIGLPDVHSGYGFAIGNMAAFDMNDPEAVVSPGGVGFDINCGVRLLRTNLDESDVQPVKEQLAQAMFDHIPVGVGSKGVIPMNAKDLEEALEMGVDWSLREGYAWAEDKEHCEEYGRMLQADPNKVSARAKKRGLPQLGTLGAGNHYAEIQVVDEIFNEYAAKKMGIDHKGQVCVMIHSGSRGLGHQVATDALVAMEKAMKRDKIIVNDRQLACARIASPEGQDYLKGMAAAGNYAWVNRSSMTFLTRQAFAKVFNTTPDDLDLHVIYDVSHNIAKVEQHVVDGKERTLLVHRKGSTRAFPPHHPLIAVDYQLTGQPVLIGGTMGTCSYVLTGTEQGMTETFGTTCHGAGRALSRAKSRRNLDFQDVLDKLADMGIAIRVASPKLVMEEAPESYKNVTDVVNTCHDAGISKKAIKLRPIAVIKG; encoded by the exons ATGAGTCGCAGCTATAACGATGAGCTGCAGTTCttggaaaagatcaataaaaactGCTGGAGAATCAAGAAGGGCTTCGTGCCCAACATGCAG GTTGAAGGAGTTTTCTATGTGAATGATGCTCtggaaaaattaatgtttgaGGAATTAAGAAATGCCTGTCGAGGTGGTG GTGTTGGTGGCTTCCTGCCAGCCATGAAACAAATTGGCAATGTGGCAGCCCTGCCTGGGATTGTTCAT CGATCTATCGGGCTTCCTGATGTCCACTCAGGTTATGGGTTTGCTATTGGGAACATGGCAGCCTTTGATATGAATGACCCCGAAGCAGTGGTATCCCCAG gTGGTGTCGGATTTGACATCAACTGTGGTGTCCGCTTGCTCAGAACCAATTTAGATGAAAGCGATGTCCAGCCAGTGAAGGAGCAGCTTGCCCAGGCTATGTTTGACCACATTCCTGTTGGGGTGGGATCAAAAGGTGTCATCCCCATGAATGCCAA AGACTTGGAGGAGGCCTTGGAGATGGGTGTGGACTGGTCCCTGAGGGAAGGCTACGCCTGGGCTGAAGACAAGGAGCACTGTGAGGAGTACGGAAGGATGTTGCAGGCCGATCCCAATAAGGTCTCCGCAAGGGCTAAGAAAAGAGGCCTTCCTCAG TTGGGGACCCTGGGAGCAGGAAACCACTATGCAGAAATCCAGGTTGTGGATGAGATTTTCAATGAGTACGCTGCTAAGAAAATGGGCATTGACCATAAGGGACAGGTGTGTGTGATGATCCACAGCGGAAGCAGAGGCTTGGGCCACCAAGTAGCCACAG ATGCACTGGTTGCTATGGAAAAAGCCATGAAGAGAGACAAGATCATAGTCAACGACCGGCAATTGGCTTGTGCTCGGATCGCTTCCCCAGAGGGTCAGGACTACCTGAAGGGAATGGCAGCTGCTGGGAACTATGCCTGGGTCAACCGCTCTTCCATGACCTTCTTAACCCGTCAG GCTTTTGCCAAGGTCTTCAACACAACTCCTGATGACTTGGACCTACACGTGATCTATGATGTTTCTCACAATATTGCCAAAGTCGAACAGCACGTGGTGGATGGAAAGGAACGGACACTGTTGGTGCACAGGAAGGGATCCACCCGAGCTTTTCCTCCTCACCATCCCCTTATTGCTGTTGATTACCAA CTCACTGGACAACCAGTGCTCATTGGTGGCACCATGGGCACCTGTAGTTACGTTCTTACTGGCACTGAACAGGGCATGACTGAGACCTTCGGAACAACTTGTCACGGAGCg GGCCGTGCATTATCCCGAGCAAAATCTCGACGTAATTTAGATTTCCAGGATGTCTTGGACAAACTGGCAGATATGGGAATCGCAATCCGCGTTGCCTCGCCCAAACTGGTTATGGAAGAG GCTCCTGAGTCCTACAAGAATGTGACCGACGTGGTGAACACCTGCCATGATGCTGGGATCAGCAAGAAGGCCATTAAACTGAGACCAATTGCCGTGATCAAAGGATAG